In the genome of Oryzias melastigma strain HK-1 linkage group LG4, ASM292280v2, whole genome shotgun sequence, the window GAGTACCAAAGAAGATCCTAAAGTGCAAAGCGGTGTCCAGAGAGCTGAACTTCTCTTCCACGGAGAAGCTGGAGAAGTTCAGGCTGGAGCAGAAAGTTCTCTTTAAAGGACAGTGTCTAGAAGGTCAGATGTTTCCACAGAACGAGAGTTTGTTTGGACCTCAGATCTTTTAAACCTTCAAATGTTTCTCCTTCATCCATCACTGAGGAAGCGTTCATTGTCTCTAACCTGTTTCCCTCCTCaccgttgtcatggtaaccagCACTGATCTTTAACAAACAAGTCTAATTTCCTTCAAGCTGCTGCCCCATGCGGTGCAGGAAggattgtgatttttttttttatttttcacttctgTGTTCGTGTTCCTGCCAGGGCGTCCCAAAGGGGCAGCTGTTTCTCAGCTGTCCCCCCGGGACGCCCCACCCTCCTCATCCCAACATGTTTTTCTGGAGTTTCCAGAGCAACAAGCAGCACCGTGAtagtgtgtctttgtgtgtttgcagagtGGTTCTTTGAGTTCGGCTTTGTCATTCCAAACTCCACCAACACGTGGCAGTCGCTAATCGAAGCTGCTCCAGAATCACAGATGATGCCTGCCAACGTTCTGACGTGAGTCTCCGTCTCCTGTCTGCTGGTGATGTCATCGCTGTCTACCACATCTCATGGAGCGGCAACACTAGTATTTTCACAAGTTCAGACCGACACACAACTGAAATACGGACATTTGCACAGGCTAACAACTGCACATATAATCAGCTGCACACAGTCTCAGCTACAGACTCTAATCGGCAGAGACTCACAATTGTGCATCctcaaaactgcacatttaCCACGGCACAGGCTCAAAAGTGCACACAGTCACAGTTGTCCACGGGCATGCCTGCACACCTTTACAACTGTCCACTCTCCCAAAACGGTTCAGTCTCCAAACTGGAAACACAGTTGCAGATGTGCACTCTCACAGGTGTGCTTGATCAAACCTGCACACAATCACAAAGTTAAGCTCACAACTGCATATGCTAAAACCTGCGCACACTCACAGATATGCATGCTCACAACTCTGCACTCACAAAATTGCGGACTCACACTGCATGGTCACAGAATGGGCACCTACAGCTGTGCACACTCACGAAAGTATAGTCACAACCTTGGATGCTCACAGCACACACTGTGCACACTCTCCCAGCTGTGCATGCTAAAAACCTGCACACGCTCACAACTATGGACTACCACAACTGTCCACTCTCACAACTGCATATGCTCACAATTGTGCACTCTGTGCACACTCACAGCACAGCTGCACACACTCACAACTGTACACTCTCACAGCTATCTACTCTCACAattgcacacactcacagctgcacacatgcacacagactcTCAAAACTGCACAAGATGATAAGTTGTGCTTTCTGTGCACTCTCACAGCACAGGTACACACACTCAAAACTGTTCACACTCAAAACTGTTTACTCTCACAACAGTACACACTCATAGTACAGCATGAATACAACTAAAACACTTTCAGATGTGCAGTCCCACGGATGACCAGCTGATATTTGTGTCTCTTACAAtcaatatgtttgtttttgttt includes:
- the pde6d gene encoding retinal rod rhodopsin-sensitive cGMP 3',5'-cyclic phosphodiesterase subunit delta, giving the protein MSSDEDRAKEILKGFKLNWMNLRDAETGKVLWQGTEDLSVPGVEHEARVPKKILKCKAVSRELNFSSTEKLEKFRLEQKVLFKGQCLEEWFFEFGFVIPNSTNTWQSLIEAAPESQMMPANVLTGNVIIETKFFDDDLHVSTSRVRLFYV